In Alosa alosa isolate M-15738 ecotype Scorff River chromosome 23, AALO_Geno_1.1, whole genome shotgun sequence, a single window of DNA contains:
- the LOC125288465 gene encoding splicing factor U2AF 35 kDa subunit isoform X3: MQEHYDEFFEEVFTEMEEKYGEVEEMNVCDNLGDHLVGNVYVKFRREEDAEKAVMDLNNRWFNAQPIHAELSPVTDFREACCRQYEMGECTRGGFCNFMHLKPISRELRKELYGRRRKRHRSRSRSRERRSRSRDRGRRDRERKRSRDRERSGRF; the protein is encoded by the exons ATGCAAGAGCATTATGATGAGTTCTTCGAG GAGGTCTTTacggagatggaggagaaatatggagaggtggaggagatgaACGTGTGTGATAACCTCGGTGACCATCTAGTCGGAAACGTTTATGTCAAG TTCCGCCGTGAGGAGGATGCAGAGAAAGCTGTGATGGACCTGAACAACCGCTGGTTCAACGCCCAGCCCATCCATGCAGAGTTGTCACCCGTCACCGACTTCAGAGAAGCCTGCTGTCGACAATATGAAATGGG GGAATGCACAAGAGGCGGCTTCTGTAACTTCATGCATCTGAAGCCCATCTCTCGGGAGCTCCGGAAGGAACTGTATGGGCGCCGCAGGAAACG GCACCGGTCGCGCTCACGTTCCCGTGAACGCCGTTCTCGTTCTCGTGACCGAGGCCGCCGTGATCGTGAAAGGAAGAGGTCGAGGGATCGGGAACGTTCTGGAAGATTCTAA
- the LOC125288465 gene encoding splicing factor U2AF 35 kDa subunit isoform X1, protein MAEYLASIFGTEKDKVNCSFYFKIGACRHGDRCSRLHNKPTFSQTIALLNIYRNPQNNAQSADGLRSAVSDVEMQEHYDEFFEEVFTEMEEKYGEVEEMNVCDNLGDHLVGNVYVKFRREEDAEKAVMDLNNRWFNAQPIHAELSPVTDFREACCRQYEMGECTRGGFCNFMHLKPISRELRKELYGRRRKRHRSRSRSRERRSRSRDRGRRDRERKRSRDRERSGRF, encoded by the exons ATGGCGGAGTATTTGGCATCCATTTTTGGTACAGAGAAAGATAA GGTCAACTGTTCTTTCTACTTCAAAATTGGTGCATGCCGCCATGGCGACCGCTGTTCCAGGTTGCACAACAAACCCACTTTCAGCCAG ACCATTGCCCTCTTGAACATTTACCGTAACCCACAAAACAATGCCCAGTCTGCTGATGGTTTACGGA gtgctgtaagcgatGTGGAAATGCAAGAGCATTATGATGAGTTCTTCGAG GAGGTCTTTacggagatggaggagaaatatggagaggtggaggagatgaACGTGTGTGATAACCTCGGTGACCATCTAGTCGGAAACGTTTATGTCAAG TTCCGCCGTGAGGAGGATGCAGAGAAAGCTGTGATGGACCTGAACAACCGCTGGTTCAACGCCCAGCCCATCCATGCAGAGTTGTCACCCGTCACCGACTTCAGAGAAGCCTGCTGTCGACAATATGAAATGGG GGAATGCACAAGAGGCGGCTTCTGTAACTTCATGCATCTGAAGCCCATCTCTCGGGAGCTCCGGAAGGAACTGTATGGGCGCCGCAGGAAACG GCACCGGTCGCGCTCACGTTCCCGTGAACGCCGTTCTCGTTCTCGTGACCGAGGCCGCCGTGATCGTGAAAGGAAGAGGTCGAGGGATCGGGAACGTTCTGGAAGATTCTAA
- the LOC125288465 gene encoding splicing factor U2AF 35 kDa subunit isoform X4, with translation MAEYLASIFGTEKDKVNCSFYFKIGACRHGDRCSRLHNKPTFSQTILIQNIYRNPQNSAQTADASRCAVSDVEMQEHYDEFFEEVFTEMEEKYGEVEEMNVCDNLGDHLVGNVYVKFRREEDAEKAVMDLNNRWFNAQPIHAELSPVTDFREACCRQYEMGECTRGGFCNFMHLKPISRELRKELYGRRRKRHRSRSRSRERRSRSRDRGRRDRERKRSRDRERSGRF, from the exons ATGGCGGAGTATTTGGCATCCATTTTTGGTACAGAGAAAGATAA GGTCAACTGTTCTTTCTACTTCAAAATTGGTGCATGCCGCCATGGCGACCGCTGTTCCAGGTTGCACAACAAACCCACTTTCAGCCAG ACCATCTTGATTCAAAACATCTACCGTAACCCCCAAAACAGTGCACAGACAGCCGACGCGTCCCGCT gtgctgtaagcgatGTGGAAATGCAAGAGCATTATGATGAGTTCTTCGAG GAGGTCTTTacggagatggaggagaaatatggagaggtggaggagatgaACGTGTGTGATAACCTCGGTGACCATCTAGTCGGAAACGTTTATGTCAAG TTCCGCCGTGAGGAGGATGCAGAGAAAGCTGTGATGGACCTGAACAACCGCTGGTTCAACGCCCAGCCCATCCATGCAGAGTTGTCACCCGTCACCGACTTCAGAGAAGCCTGCTGTCGACAATATGAAATGGG GGAATGCACAAGAGGCGGCTTCTGTAACTTCATGCATCTGAAGCCCATCTCTCGGGAGCTCCGGAAGGAACTGTATGGGCGCCGCAGGAAACG GCACCGGTCGCGCTCACGTTCCCGTGAACGCCGTTCTCGTTCTCGTGACCGAGGCCGCCGTGATCGTGAAAGGAAGAGGTCGAGGGATCGGGAACGTTCTGGAAGATTCTAA
- the LOC125288465 gene encoding splicing factor U2AF 35 kDa subunit isoform X2, with translation MAEYLASIFGTEKDKVNCSFYFKIGACRHGDRCSRLHNKPTFSQTIALLNIYRNPQNNAQSADGLRSAVSDVEMQEHYDEFFEEVFTEMEEKYGEVEEMNVCDNLGDHLVGNVYVKFRREEDAEKAVMDLNNRWFNAQPIHAELSPVTDFREACCRQYEMGECTRGGFCNFMHLKPISRELRKELYGRRRKRILEPLTSRHCAKLG, from the exons ATGGCGGAGTATTTGGCATCCATTTTTGGTACAGAGAAAGATAA GGTCAACTGTTCTTTCTACTTCAAAATTGGTGCATGCCGCCATGGCGACCGCTGTTCCAGGTTGCACAACAAACCCACTTTCAGCCAG ACCATTGCCCTCTTGAACATTTACCGTAACCCACAAAACAATGCCCAGTCTGCTGATGGTTTACGGA gtgctgtaagcgatGTGGAAATGCAAGAGCATTATGATGAGTTCTTCGAG GAGGTCTTTacggagatggaggagaaatatggagaggtggaggagatgaACGTGTGTGATAACCTCGGTGACCATCTAGTCGGAAACGTTTATGTCAAG TTCCGCCGTGAGGAGGATGCAGAGAAAGCTGTGATGGACCTGAACAACCGCTGGTTCAACGCCCAGCCCATCCATGCAGAGTTGTCACCCGTCACCGACTTCAGAGAAGCCTGCTGTCGACAATATGAAATGGG GGAATGCACAAGAGGCGGCTTCTGTAACTTCATGCATCTGAAGCCCATCTCTCGGGAGCTCCGGAAGGAACTGTATGGGCGCCGCAGGAAACG GATATTGGAGCCGCTAACTTCGAGGCActgtgctaagctaggctag